Proteins co-encoded in one Nicotiana sylvestris chromosome 7, ASM39365v2, whole genome shotgun sequence genomic window:
- the LOC138872974 gene encoding uncharacterized protein translates to MVTALVATPLAQPGRGGGRGGRGRPRAGGQAKYYALPARTEVVASDSVITCIVLDSLSSPVYVSTLVGDSLIVDHIYRLCVVALSGFETRVDLLLLNMDIYSGKLKGIGRLEHDLYVLDLVIQGNHTGDLGLHGISSTLVVNRISGMLWNRRLGHVPIDTIKRFPMFNNARITNCTDHYDICSLAKQSRLSFTNSSNKSVIFGELIHADVWGPFKVLTHDGKRFFLTLMDDFSRYTWVCLMNSEDESMVVLKYFLALMTTKFSATVKTIRTDNGGEFINSQLKELLISAANLKKQDNFFPRAIPAVLLGYSLVQKGYKSFYVHNQYVFVSMDVIFKEDQFPFEDSFPISQFESTAAQHSLSVPFDSEDLHIPAISTSKTIATTDVSPVDSPISSPASSSQPPASSYPPMVHIEAAVPSTKQGSCVYPISDSINYLSLQPAYSKCLAAYSAKVEPRKFFEAAQDPKWVAAMQQEIQALEDNQT, encoded by the exons atggttacagctctagttgctaccccacttgctcagccaggtagaggtggaggtcggggaggtagaggtcgccctagagcgGGAGGCCAGGCCAAATATTATGCACTTCCTGCCCGTACTGAGGTTgtcgcctctgattctgtcatcacatgtattgtcctg gattctttgagttcccctgtttatgtttctactcttgtgggagattctcttattgtggaccataTTTATCGGTtgtgtgtggttgctcttagtggttttgagaccagagtcgatttattattgctcaacatg GACATCTACAGTGGAAAGTTGAAGGGGATTGGTAGATTGGAGCATGATTTATATGTACTGGATCTGGTTATTCAAGGCAACCATACAGGAGATTTAGGACTACATGGTATTTCTTCTACATTAGTAGTCAATAGAATAAGTGGCATGCTATGGAATAGAAGATTAGGTCATGTGCCTATTGATACAATAAAGAGATTTCCTATGTTTAATAATGCAAGGATTACTAACTGTACTGATCATTATGATATATGTTCTCTGGCAAAACAAAGTAGACTGTCTTTTACTAATAGTAGCAATAAAAGTGTTATTTTTGGAGAACTTATTCATGCAGATGTATGGGGTCCTTTTAAAGTACTTACTCATGATGGTAAGAGATTCTTCCTCACTCTAATGGATGATTTTAGTAGATATACTTGGGTATGTCTTATGAATTCTGAAGATGAGTCAATGGTTGTACTAAAGTATTTTCTTGCCTTGATGACTACTAAGTTTTCTGCTACTGTGAAAACCATCAGAACTGACAATGGGGGAGAATTCATAAATAGTCAATTGAAAGAGTTGTTAATCTCTGCAG CAAACCTCAAGAAGCAGGATAATTTTTTTCCAAGAGCAATTCCTGCAGTACTTTTAGGCTATTCCCTGGTACAAAAAGGATACAAATCATTTTATGTACATAATCAGTATGTATTTGTCAGCATGGATGTCATTTTTAAAGAGGATCAGTTTCCTTTCGAAGACTCATTCCCTATATCTCAATTTGAAAGCACTGCAGCTCAACATTCTCTCAGTGTACCTTTTGATTCAGAAGATCTGCATATTCCTGCTATTTCCACTTCTAAGACCATTGCCACAACTGATGTCTCTCCTGTTGATTCTCCCATTAGTTCACCTGCTAGTTCTTCTCAGCCTCCAGCTTCCAGCTATCCACCAATGGTGCATATTGAAGCTGCAGTTCCATCCACT AAGCAAGGCTCTTGTGTTTATCCTATTTCAGATTCCATCAATTACCTCTCATTACAACCAGCCTATTCTAAGTGCCTTGCAGCATACTCTGCTAAAGTAGAACCTAGAAAGTTCTTTGAAGCTGCTCAAGATCCCAAGTGGGTTGCAGCTATGCAACAGGAGATTCAAGCTCTAGAGGATAATCAGACATGA